Proteins from one Malania oleifera isolate guangnan ecotype guangnan chromosome 4, ASM2987363v1, whole genome shotgun sequence genomic window:
- the LOC131153811 gene encoding uncharacterized protein LOC131153811, with product MHPLMFTRGSDPFIAENWVQKIEKILKVLHCTDEQKVLYATFQLVREAERWWVAVSLPEEQRANSSGMTWGHFKEVFFERYFLIFVCDAKANEFLSLTQGTLIVQSYETRYIKLSRFAPCMISNEYEKAWKFEKGLRKHIRKLVGMLQIQEFSVLVEKAAVVKIGTVEEEELWFKKSPEYGTVGSARGYFSRALCQVS from the exons ATGCATCCTCTAATGTTTACTAGAGGGTCCGACCCATTTATAGCAGAGAATTGGGTGCAAAAGATAGAAAAGATACTAAAAGTTCtacactgcaccgatgagcagaaggTTCTCTACGCTACGTTTCAGCTGGTaagagaagctgagaggtggtgggtGGCTGTGAGCCTGcctgaggagcagagggctaaTTCATCAGGGATGACGTGGGgccattttaaggaggtgttcttcgagaGATATTTCTTGATTTTCGTCTGTGATGCGAAGGCAAACGAGTTCTTAAGTTTGACTCAGGGGACCCTGATAGTGCAGAGTTACGAAACTAGATACATCAAGTTGTCTCGCTTTGCGCCGTGTATGATCTCGAATGAATACGAAAAGGCTTGGAagtttgagaagggcctgaggaagcaCATTCGTAAGCTGGTGGGAATGTTGCAGATTCAAGAGTTTTCTGTTCTAGTGGAGAAGGCCGCAGTAGTTAAG atagggacagtggaagaagaggaactatggtTCAAGAAATCGCCAGAATATGGAACGGTAGGATCCGCAAGGGGATACTTCTCGCGAGCATTGTGCCAAGTGTCGTAA